The following coding sequences are from one Anser cygnoides isolate HZ-2024a breed goose chromosome 10, Taihu_goose_T2T_genome, whole genome shotgun sequence window:
- the PCBP4 gene encoding poly(rC)-binding protein 4 isoform X2 has translation MASPDGLSGAEGGPEEPELSITLTLRMLMHGKEIGSIIGKKGETVKRIREQSSARITISEGSCPERITTITGSTDAVFRAVSMIAFKLEEDLGAGSAEGAAAGRAPVTLRLVIPASQCGSLIGKAGAKIREIRESTGAQVQVAGDLLPNSTERAVTVSGVPDTIIQCVRQICAVILEGFSMQGQYGGVSPAEVTKLQQLSGHTVPFTSLGHPPSMVPGLDSSSQSSSQEFLVPNDLIGCIIGRHGSKISEIRQMSGAHIKIGNQTEGSSERHVTITGSPVSITLAQYLITACLETAKSTSQVPPGPGSVDLGVGFSQPLAPGSGAALPAVAAAPPALLGTPYALSLSNFIGLKPVSFLALSPSSVAGANGGTATYTTKISAANGTKKADRQKFSPY, from the exons ATGGCATCGCCGGACGGACTGAGCGGCGCGGAGGGTGGCCCCGAGGAGCCGGAGCTCAGCATCACCCTGACCCTGCGCATGCTCATGCACGGCAAG GAGATCGGCAGCATCATCGGCAAG AAAGGAGAGACGGTTAAGAGGATACGAGAGCAG AGCAGCGCACGCATCACCATCTCGGAGGGGTCCTGCCCCGAGCGCATCACCACCATCACCGGCTCCACCGATGCCGTCTTCCGTGCCGTCTCCATGATCGCCTTCAagctggaggag GacctgggagcagggagcgcCGAGGGGGCCGCGGCGGGCAGAGCGCCGGTGACGCTGCGCCTCGTCATCCCCGCCAGCCAGTGCGGCTCGCTCATCGGCAAGGCCGGAGCGAAGATCAGAGAGATCCGGGAG AGCACGGGGGCTCAGGTGCAGGTGGCTGGCGACCTCCTGCCCAACTCCACTGAGCGCGCTGTCACCGTCTCGGGGGTGCCGGACACCATCATCCAGTGCGTGAGGCAGATCTGCGCCGTCATCCTGGAG GGTTTCTCCATGCAGGGGCAGTACGGAGGGGTCTCTCCAGCAGAG GTCAcgaagctgcagcagctgtcgGGGCACACGGTGCCCTTCACGTCCCTGGGCCACCCACCCTCCATGGTGCCAG GCCTGGACTCCAGCTcgcagagcagctcccaggagTTCCTGGTGCCCAACGAT CTGATCGGCTGCATCATCGGCCGGCACGGCAGCAAGATCAGCGAGATCCGGCAGATGTCGGGCGCCCACATCAAGATCGGGAACCAGACCGAGGGCTCCAGTGAGCGGCACGTCACCATCACCGGGTCCCCCGTCAGCATCACCCTGGCTCAGTACCTCATCACCGCCTG cttagAGACGGCCAAATCTACCTCCCAGGTGCCACCCGGCCCTGGCTCCGTGGACCTCGGCGTGGGCTTCTCCCAGCCGCTCGCCCCGGGCTCCggcgcagccctgcctgccgTGGCTGCCGCCCCGCCGGCCCTGCTGGGCACCCCCTACGCCCTCTCCCTCTCCAACTTCATCGGCCTGAAGCCGGTCTCCTTCCTGGCACTGTCCCCGTCCTCCGTGGCGGGTGCCAACGGCGGCACCGCCACCTACACGACCAAGATCTCGGCGGCCAACGGCACCAAGAAAGCTGACCGGCAGAAGTTCTCCCCCTATTGA
- the LOC106042855 gene encoding putative protein-lysine deacylase ABHD14B, with protein sequence MAAPQLTEGTVAAAGQSLFYRQAQPGGRAPRLSVLLLHGIRFSSDTWLQLQTLAVLADAGHRAVAIDLPGLGRSKDAVAPAPVGQPVPGDFLKAVVEALSLSPAVVVSPSLSGMYSLPFLFQHGHLVKAYVPVAPICTDKFPVEQYAQIKTPTLIVYGDQDVELGQASLNNLRHLPEHQVLVLQGAGHACYLDKPEEWHRGLLAFLQQLE encoded by the exons ATGGCGGCCCCGCAGCTCACCGAGGGCACCGTGGCCGCGGCGGGGCAGAGCCTCTTCTACCGGCAGGCCCAaccgggcgggcgggcgccgcggctgagcgtgctgctgctgcacggcATCCGCTTCTCCTCCGACACCTGGCTCCAGCTGCAGACGCTGGCCGTGCTGGCTGACGCCGGCCACCGAGCCGTGGCCATCGACCTGCCCG GGCTGGGGCGCTCCAAGGACGCCGTGGCCCCCGCGCCTGTGGGGCAGCCGGTGCCAGGGGATTTCCTGAAGGCCGTCGTGGAGGCGCTGAGCCTCAGCCCGGCCGTGGTGGTCAGCCCCTCGCTCAGCGGCATGTACTCCTTGCCCTTCCTCTTCCAGCACGGGCACCTGGTGAAAGCCTACGTGCCCGTGGCACCCATCTGCACCGACAAGTTCCCGGTGGAGCAGTACGCCCAGATCAAA ACGCCCACGCTGATCGTGTACGGGGACCAGGACGTGGAGCTGGGCCAGGCCAGCCTGAACAACCTGCGGCACCTCCCTGAGCAccaggtgctggtgctgcagggcgCCGGGCACGCCTGCTACCTGGACAAGCCCGAGGAGTGGCACCGCGGGCTCCTGGCCTTCCTACAGCAGCTGGAGTGA
- the ABHD14A gene encoding protein ABHD14A: protein MSRSRPALLALGALLACALVLLLPAARRRPPAPGRGAPANSTVRRGTAAGADPAVAYREAAGPRAPGPGRPDVLFLHGQAFTSATWEALGTLALLAGEGHRAVAIDLPGYGDSPPTGTVATQQGRVAFLERILEELGLRRPVLVSPSMSGRFALPFLLLRGDRLAGFVPIAPVGTRDYAVGQYQQVQTPSLILYGDRDTGLGHQALQSLRHLPRHRVVVLPGAGHACYLDKPGDFHRALLGFLGQLQ, encoded by the exons ATGAGCCGCAGCCGCCCGGCGCTGCTGGCCCTCGGGGCGCTGCTCGCCTGCGCCctcgtcctgctgctgcccgccgcccgccgccgccccccggccccgggccgcgGCGCCCCGGCCAACAGCACGGTGCGGAGGGGGACGGCGGCTGGGGCCGACCCCGCCGTCGCCTACCGGGAGGCAgccgggccccgcgcccccggccccggcag GCCGGACGTCCTGTTCCTGCACGGCCAGGCCTTCACCTCCGCCACCTGGGAGGCCTTGGGGACGCTGGCGCTGCTCGCCGGAGAAGGGCACCGTGCGGTCGCAATAGATCTGCCCG GCTATGGGGACTCGCCCCCCACGGGGACGGTGGCCACGCAGCAGGGCCGGGTGGCCTTCCTGGAGCGcatcctggaggagctgggccTGCGGAGGCCCGTCCTCGTCAGCCCGTCCATGAGCGGCCGCTTTGCcctgcccttcctcctgctgcgcGGGGACCGCCTGGCGGGCTTCGTGCCCATTGCGCCCGTGGGCACCCGGGACTATGCCGTGGGGCAGTACCAGCAGGTCCAG ACGCCCTCCCTGATCCTGTACGGTGACCGGGACACTGGCCTGGGCCACcaggccctgcagagcctccGGCACCTCCCCAGGCACCGTGTGGTCGTGCTGCCTGGCGCTGGC
- the PCBP4 gene encoding poly(rC)-binding protein 4 isoform X1 — protein MASPDGLSGAEGGPEEPELSITLTLRMLMHGKEIGSIIGKKGETVKRIREQSSARITISEGSCPERITTITGSTDAVFRAVSMIAFKLEEDLGAGSAEGAAAGRAPVTLRLVIPASQCGSLIGKAGAKIREIRESTGAQVQVAGDLLPNSTERAVTVSGVPDTIIQCVRQICAVILESPPKGATIPYHPGLSLGTILLSANQGFSMQGQYGGVSPAEVTKLQQLSGHTVPFTSLGHPPSMVPGLDSSSQSSSQEFLVPNDLIGCIIGRHGSKISEIRQMSGAHIKIGNQTEGSSERHVTITGSPVSITLAQYLITACLETAKSTSQVPPGPGSVDLGVGFSQPLAPGSGAALPAVAAAPPALLGTPYALSLSNFIGLKPVSFLALSPSSVAGANGGTATYTTKISAANGTKKADRQKFSPY, from the exons ATGGCATCGCCGGACGGACTGAGCGGCGCGGAGGGTGGCCCCGAGGAGCCGGAGCTCAGCATCACCCTGACCCTGCGCATGCTCATGCACGGCAAG GAGATCGGCAGCATCATCGGCAAG AAAGGAGAGACGGTTAAGAGGATACGAGAGCAG AGCAGCGCACGCATCACCATCTCGGAGGGGTCCTGCCCCGAGCGCATCACCACCATCACCGGCTCCACCGATGCCGTCTTCCGTGCCGTCTCCATGATCGCCTTCAagctggaggag GacctgggagcagggagcgcCGAGGGGGCCGCGGCGGGCAGAGCGCCGGTGACGCTGCGCCTCGTCATCCCCGCCAGCCAGTGCGGCTCGCTCATCGGCAAGGCCGGAGCGAAGATCAGAGAGATCCGGGAG AGCACGGGGGCTCAGGTGCAGGTGGCTGGCGACCTCCTGCCCAACTCCACTGAGCGCGCTGTCACCGTCTCGGGGGTGCCGGACACCATCATCCAGTGCGTGAGGCAGATCTGCGCCGTCATCCTGGAG TCGCCTCCGAAGGGGGCCACCATCCCCTACCACCCCGGGCTCTCCCTGGGCACCATCCTGCTCTCTGCCAACCAG GGTTTCTCCATGCAGGGGCAGTACGGAGGGGTCTCTCCAGCAGAG GTCAcgaagctgcagcagctgtcgGGGCACACGGTGCCCTTCACGTCCCTGGGCCACCCACCCTCCATGGTGCCAG GCCTGGACTCCAGCTcgcagagcagctcccaggagTTCCTGGTGCCCAACGAT CTGATCGGCTGCATCATCGGCCGGCACGGCAGCAAGATCAGCGAGATCCGGCAGATGTCGGGCGCCCACATCAAGATCGGGAACCAGACCGAGGGCTCCAGTGAGCGGCACGTCACCATCACCGGGTCCCCCGTCAGCATCACCCTGGCTCAGTACCTCATCACCGCCTG cttagAGACGGCCAAATCTACCTCCCAGGTGCCACCCGGCCCTGGCTCCGTGGACCTCGGCGTGGGCTTCTCCCAGCCGCTCGCCCCGGGCTCCggcgcagccctgcctgccgTGGCTGCCGCCCCGCCGGCCCTGCTGGGCACCCCCTACGCCCTCTCCCTCTCCAACTTCATCGGCCTGAAGCCGGTCTCCTTCCTGGCACTGTCCCCGTCCTCCGTGGCGGGTGCCAACGGCGGCACCGCCACCTACACGACCAAGATCTCGGCGGCCAACGGCACCAAGAAAGCTGACCGGCAGAAGTTCTCCCCCTATTGA